The proteins below come from a single Clostridia bacterium genomic window:
- a CDS encoding glycine/betaine ABC transporter substrate-binding protein — MIKARGGKLPALFLGLFLLVGAVSGCGGQPEQGPGTVTKWTFATDHEFSVRPDGLPKLQEVYGFEFDEVKTMDLGVTYGALKDGQVAAAMGFATDGRIAAFNLVNLEDDKKFFPVYNPAPVVRKEVIDRYPELEVVLGRISSLLDTETMINLNAQVDVEQKNPKEVARQWLLEKGLVKEQAPAPTKGKIVVGSKEFTEQLILGAMTLQALADAGFEAVDKTGLAGTEVARKALVNGEIDLYWEYTGTAWLVHLGHEEPLTDAEQCFAKVKEEDLAKHNLVWLDYAPFDNTYTIMMRKSDAEALGIRTISDLARVINEQRNR; from the coding sequence TTGATTAAAGCTCGAGGGGGAAAACTCCCGGCATTGTTCCTAGGGCTATTTCTTCTGGTGGGTGCCGTCTCCGGATGCGGCGGCCAACCAGAGCAAGGTCCGGGGACTGTTACCAAATGGACCTTTGCCACCGATCACGAATTCTCCGTACGGCCCGACGGGCTACCCAAATTGCAGGAGGTCTACGGGTTTGAGTTTGACGAGGTCAAGACCATGGATTTGGGAGTCACCTACGGCGCCCTAAAGGACGGCCAAGTAGCCGCAGCCATGGGTTTTGCCACCGATGGTCGGATTGCAGCTTTTAACCTGGTTAACCTGGAAGACGATAAAAAGTTCTTCCCGGTATACAACCCGGCGCCGGTAGTACGCAAGGAAGTTATAGACCGCTACCCTGAATTAGAAGTGGTCTTAGGAAGGATTAGCTCCTTATTGGATACGGAAACCATGATCAACCTTAACGCTCAGGTGGATGTGGAGCAAAAGAACCCGAAGGAAGTCGCCCGGCAATGGTTGCTAGAAAAAGGGCTTGTAAAGGAACAGGCGCCCGCACCTACTAAAGGAAAGATCGTGGTGGGCTCCAAGGAGTTTACGGAGCAGCTGATATTGGGAGCTATGACCCTCCAGGCCCTCGCCGATGCCGGATTTGAAGCCGTCGACAAGACCGGTTTGGCCGGAACAGAGGTAGCCCGCAAGGCGCTGGTGAACGGTGAGATTGATTTGTACTGGGAATACACCGGCACTGCCTGGCTGGTACATCTGGGACACGAAGAGCCTCTTACCGATGCAGAGCAGTGCTTTGCCAAGGTGAAGGAAGAAGATCTGGCCAAACACAACTTGGTGTGGTTGGATTATGCTCCGTTTGACAACACTTACACCATTATGATGCGCAAGTCTGATGCCGAGGCTTTAGGTATCAGAACTATAAGCGACCTGGCACGAGTTATCAACGAGCAACGGAACAGGTGA